TCAAGTTGATACAGAGGGAACTAAAAATTCATTCATAATGCAAATTAATTACAACTATTAACAGATTGTGATAAGTACAAAGGGAAGAACTCAGTGGGGTACACGGCAGTAGAGTGGGGCTACAATGGGGTACAGTGGGAGCGAGTCAGTGGGGTACAGTGTGGTGCAGTGGGAGGGAGTCAGTGTGTTAGTGGGAGGGAGTCAGTGGGGTACAGCGGGGTCCAGTGAGAAgggctcactggggtacagtggatTAGCATAAAGTGTAGGTTTTCCAAAAGAAGTTCTTGCAGTTTTTCCGCATTCTCATTCCAAACTGACGCTGCTGGAATTTCATCGGTGGTGTGTTTTCTTCTGAAGTCTCAGCATTGGAAACATCCAGTGTTCCGGCCTCGTTGTCTGCATCAGCAACTAAAGGCAACAGTTTCATCACAGTGTCCTTCAGAAGTTCCTGAAAGGAAGCAATTAAAGTCTGTTAGAAACAGAAGTGTGGATTGTCCAATGTAAAATAATAAAATGCTGGAGAAATCCAGaaagtctggcagcttctgtggaaagAGAAATCTCAAATCCAACAGGACTCCTGTTCACAACTAATTTGGATCCTTTGTGTTTCAGTTGCCTGGTGCTGATGTTAGGtgcttaagaacaaagaaaagtacagcacaggaacaggcccttcggccctccaagcccgtgccgaccatgctgcccgtctaaactaaaacctcctacacttccggggtctgtatccctctattcccatcctcaccataggatcatagaatttacagtgcagaaggaggccattcggcccatcgagtctgcaccatcccttggaaagagcaccctacctaagcacacacctccaacctatccccatatcccagtaaccccacctatccttttggacactaaggggcaatttagcatggccaatccaccagccagcacatctttggactgtgggaggaaaccggagcacccggaggaaacccacgaagacacggggagaacgtgcagattccgcacagacagtgacccaagccgggaatcgaacccgagaccctggagctgtgaggcagcagtgctaaatactgcgtcaccgtgccactctattcatgtatttgtcaagatgccccataaacgtcactatcgcccctgcttccaccacctccttcggtagcgagttccaggcaccaactaccctccttgtaaaaacctgcctcgcacatctcctccaaattTTGCCCATCGCAGGCACAGAGTTTCACTCGATGCAAATTATCAGCccctctacatcttggacccccAAGCCAGCATGGAAGAGACAATGAAGCTCCTGAAGGAGTTTGGAGCATTCTCAGGCTGAGCAAAAGCAAAGTTTTCCCAGTGAACCTGCAAGGGAGAGGGGCTGAGCTGGAGGGACGACAGTTCAAACAAGCATCAAATAAATTCCGCCACCTGGGGATCCCAATTGCCcacaactggacacggatccacaaatggaacctgacgagtctggtaGAGGAAatcaaaagggacctgcagaggtgggactcaGTCCTGTCCCTGGCAGGGAgaatacagacgatcaaaatgaacggtctgcccaggttcctcttcctgtttagatccgtcccaatctacatccccaaggccttctttaacagTTGATGAACTAATCATGGCGTTtcagttgggggagggagggggtagagaacCGGAGGATATAAAAAAGGGTCCTACAAAGGAGAAATATGCggtcctggccctcccaaaccaacAGTTCTACCACTGAgtggccacagcagaaagagtgaggggatgggtggaggaactgggagcacagtgggtgcggatggaggagtgttcctgcacagggacatccctcTGAGCCCTGCTCACAACTGCACCCCTACCCCCTCTGAACAAACACTGAAGATGCCCAGTGTTGGCAGCCAAGTTCTGAACATGATGACAAAACCGAAATGTCCACTATGGTctccatctgtaacaaccacaggttcacgtcTGCAACAATGCACTCCACCTGCAAAAGGTGGAGACGGGACGAGAGGAGACTGACGGTTAGCGACCTGCACTCAGACCCTGGAGGAACACACggagagttttttataggcctcctaatagttctaggaatgtagaggaaaggatgacgaagatgattctggatatgagcgaaagtaacagggcagttattatgggagactttaactttccaaatattgactggaaaagatatagttcgagtacaatagatgggtcgttttttgtacagcgtgtgcaggagggtttcctgaaacaatatgttgacaggccaacaagaggcgaggccatgttggatttggttttgggtaatgaaccaggccaggtgttggatttggaggtaggagagcactttggggacagtgaccacaattcggtgacgtttacgttaatgatggaaagggataagtatacaccgcagggcaagagttatagctggggggagggcaattatgatgccattagacgtgacttgggggggataaggtggagaagtaggctgcaagtgttgggcacactggataagtgg
This window of the Scyliorhinus torazame isolate Kashiwa2021f chromosome 14, sScyTor2.1, whole genome shotgun sequence genome carries:
- the LOC140389235 gene encoding somatostatin-1A-like; this encodes MWCSRLQLSLALLSIALAVLSVSSDPTDNRHHEILQRAMDQELLKDTVMKLLPLVADADNEAGTLDVSNAETSEENTPPMKFQQRQFGMRMRKNCKNFFWKTYTLC